In Oncorhynchus kisutch isolate 150728-3 linkage group LG7, Okis_V2, whole genome shotgun sequence, one DNA window encodes the following:
- the LOC109894169 gene encoding oxysterol-binding protein 1 isoform X5 has protein sequence MSEPKALTPTPAGDTYKGWLFKWTNYIKGYQRRWFVLSNGLLSYYRTQAEMGHTCRGTINLATANIAVEDSCNFVISNGGAQTYHLKASSEVERQRWITALELAKAKAVRNQAESDDSGDECPTSPPTSGQGGGARNSNSEVQSTLRTLGSKVEDLSTCNDLIAKHGSALQRSLSELEGVRLGGDTDGKIRQVTERATLFRITSNAMINACRDFLSLAQAHSKRWQKALHSERDQRIRLEETLEQLAKQHNHLERAFRGATVLPLSQSNPALDSKSSGSVKGDASDEDDENEFFDAMEDPAGFITVPADPKYHRRSGSNVSGLSTETGIDDQSLCDEQSLGSNPESPQSLEVEPVRKRRTKIPDKPNYSLNLWSIMKNCIGKELSKIPMPVNFNEPISMLQRLSEDLEYYELLDKAAKCQSSLEQLCYVAAFTVSSYSTTVHRTGKPFNPLLGETYELDRLRESGYRSLCEQVSHHPPAAAHHAISERGWTLRQEISLASKFRGKYLSIMPLGSIQCMFEKSNNHYSWKKVTTTVHNIIVGKLWIDQSGEIDVVNHQTGDRCHLKFAPYSYFSRDVARKVTGVVADKEGKAHYVLSGTWDEKMEFSRVMQSNKGENGTEGKQKTVYQTLKAKELWKKNPLPEGAETMYYFSSLALTLNEPEEGVAPTDSRRRPDQQLMEAGRWDEANAEKQRLEEKQRSVRREREREAQQAATLPEEGAEGVEVAEDGVHQDNYEAMWFERTEDAVTGESMHVYKGGYWEAKDHGSWDVCPDIY, from the exons ATGTCGGAGCCCAAGGCACTCACCCCGACTCCGGCTGGAGACACATACAAAGGATGGCTATTCAAATGGACAAATTACATCAAGGGCTACCAGCGACGATGGTTTGTCTTGAGCAACGGTTTACTATCCTACTACAG GACACAGGCAGAGATGGGGCACACGTGCCGGGGCACCATCAACCTGGCCACGGCCAACATCGCGGTGGAGGACTCGTGCAACTTTGTCATCTCTAACGGCGGGGCACAAACCTACCACCTGAAGGCCAGCTCTGAGGTGGAGCGGCAGCGCTGGATCACCGCCCTGGAGCTGGCCAAGGCCAAGGCTGTCCGCAATCAGGCCGAGtctg ACGACTCTGGTGATGAGTGTCCCACGTCACCCCCTACCTCGGGACAGGGCGGAGGGGCCCGTAACTCTAACTCAGAGGTACAGTCCACACTACGCACTCTGGGCAGCAAGGTGGAAGACCTGAGCACCTGCAACGACCTCATCGCCAAGCACGGCTCTGCCCTccaaag GTCCCTGTCAGAACTGGAGGGGGTGCGGCTGGGAGGCGACACGGATGGCAAGATCCGGCAGGTGACGGAGAGAGCAACGTTGTTCCGCATCACCTCCAACGCCATGATCAAC GCGTGCAGAGACTTCCTGTCCCTGGCCCAGGCCCACAGTAAACGGTGGCAGAAAGCCTTGCATTCGGAGCGGGACCAGAGGATAAGGCTGGAGGAAACATTGGAGCAGCTAGCCAAGCAGCACAACCACCTGGAGAGGGCCTTTAGAGGGGCCACCGTACTGCCCCTCTCCCAGAGCAACCCCGCCTTGGACAGCAAGA gtTCGGGCTCAGTAAAGGGTGACGCGAGCGACGAGGATGATGAGAACGAGTTCTTTGACGCTATGGAGGACCCGGCGGGGTTCATTACTGTACCGGCTGACCCCAAGTATCATAG AAGGTCAGGAAGTAACGTCAGTGGTCTCAGCACTGAGACTGGGATTGATGACCAATCA CTTTGTGACGAGCAGTCGTTGGGGTCCAATCCGGAGTCGCCGCAGTCCCTGGAGGTTGAGCCAGTGAGGAAGAGGCGGACCAAAATCCCAGACAAGCCCAACTATTCTCTGAACCTCTGGAGCATCATGAAGAACTGCATCGGCAAGGAGCTCTCCAAGATCCCCATGCCT GTGAACTTCAACGAACCAATTTCCATGCTCCAGCGTCTATCCGAGGACTTGGAGTACTACGAGCTCCTAGACAAGGCAGCTAAATGCCagagctctctggagcagctgTGCTACGTGGCTGCCTTCACCGTATCATCCTACTCCACTACGGTCCACCGCACAGGGAAACCCTTCAACCCCCTACTGGGCGAGACCTACGAACTGGACCGGCTGAGGGAGAGCGGCTACCGCTCACTGTGTGAACAg GTGAGTCACCACCCGCCTGCAGCGGCTCATCATGCCAtctcagagagaggctggacccTCCGACAGGAGATCTCCCTCGCCAGCAAGTTCAGGGGAAAATACCTCTCCATCATGCCTCTGG GCTCTATCCAATGTATGTTTGAGAAGAGCAACAATCACTACTCGTGGAAGAAAGTTACTACAACAGTACACAACATCATTGTGGGCAAATTGTGGATCGACCAG tCGGGCGAGATAGACGTGGTGAACCACCAGACCGGCGACCGCTGCCATCTCAAGTTCGCCCCGTACAGCTACTTCTCCAGAGATGTGGCCAGGAAGGTGACTGGTGTGGTGGCAGACAAGGAGGGTAAGGCCCACTATGTGCTGTCAGGGACGTGGGATGAGAAGATGGAGTTCTCCAGGGTGATGCAGAGTAATAAGGGCGAGAACGGCACCGAGGGCAAACAGAAGACCGTCTACCAGACGCTCAAAGCCAAGGAGCTCTGGAAGAAGAACCCACTACC TGAGGGTGCGGAGACCATGTACTACTTCTCGTCGCTGGCGCTGACGCTCAACGAGCCCGAGGAGGGCGTGGCGCCCACCGACAGCCGGCGACGGCCCGACCAGCAGCTGATGGAGGCGGGCCGGTGGGACGAGGCCAATGCCGAGAAGCAACGGCTGGAGGAGAAGCAGAGGAGCGTCCGCcgcgagagggagcgagaggccCAGCAGGCAGCCACCCTGCCTGAGGAGGGGGCAGAGGGGGTGGAAGTAGCGGAGGAcg GCGTCCACCAGGACAACTATGAGGCGATGTGGTTCGAGCGGACCGAGGATGCCGTCACGGGAGAGTCCATGCACGTCTACAAGGGGGGCTACTGGGAAGCGAAGGACCACGGCAGCTGGGACGTGTGCCCCGATAtatattga
- the LOC109894169 gene encoding oxysterol-binding protein 1 isoform X4 — protein sequence MSEPKALTPTPAGDTYKGWLFKWTNYIKGYQRRWFVLSNGLLSYYRTQAEMGHTCRGTINLATANIAVEDSCNFVISNGGAQTYHLKASSEVERQRWITALELAKAKAVRNQAESDDSGDECPTSPPTSGQGGGARNSNSEVQSTLRTLGSKVEDLSTCNDLIAKHGSALQRSLSELEGVRLGGDTDGKIRQVTERATLFRITSNAMINACRDFLSLAQAHSKRWQKALHSERDQRIRLEETLEQLAKQHNHLERAFRGATVLPLSQSNPALDSKSSGSVKGDASDEDDENEFFDAMEDPAGFITVPADPKYHRSGSNVSGLSTETGIDDQSLCDEQSLGSNPESPQSLEVEPVRKRRTKIPDKPNYSLNLWSIMKNCIGKELSKIPMPVNFNEPISMLQRLSEDLEYYELLDKAAKCQSSLEQLCYVAAFTVSSYSTTVHRTGKPFNPLLGETYELDRLRESGYRSLCEQVSHHPPAAAHHAISERGWTLRQEISLASKFRGKYLSIMPLGSIQCMFEKSNNHYSWKKVTTTVHNIIVGKLWIDQSGEIDVVNHQTGDRCHLKFAPYSYFSRDVARKVTGVVADKEGKAHYVLSGTWDEKMEFSRVMQSNKGENGTEGKQKTVYQTLKAKELWKKNPLPEGAETMYYFSSLALTLNEPEEGVAPTDSRRRPDQQLMEAGRWDEANAEKQRLEEKQRSVRREREREAQQAATLPEEGAEGVEVAEDADPDDSPPHTPSVHQDNYEAMWFERTEDAVTGESMHVYKGGYWEAKDHGSWDVCPDIY from the exons ATGTCGGAGCCCAAGGCACTCACCCCGACTCCGGCTGGAGACACATACAAAGGATGGCTATTCAAATGGACAAATTACATCAAGGGCTACCAGCGACGATGGTTTGTCTTGAGCAACGGTTTACTATCCTACTACAG GACACAGGCAGAGATGGGGCACACGTGCCGGGGCACCATCAACCTGGCCACGGCCAACATCGCGGTGGAGGACTCGTGCAACTTTGTCATCTCTAACGGCGGGGCACAAACCTACCACCTGAAGGCCAGCTCTGAGGTGGAGCGGCAGCGCTGGATCACCGCCCTGGAGCTGGCCAAGGCCAAGGCTGTCCGCAATCAGGCCGAGtctg ACGACTCTGGTGATGAGTGTCCCACGTCACCCCCTACCTCGGGACAGGGCGGAGGGGCCCGTAACTCTAACTCAGAGGTACAGTCCACACTACGCACTCTGGGCAGCAAGGTGGAAGACCTGAGCACCTGCAACGACCTCATCGCCAAGCACGGCTCTGCCCTccaaag GTCCCTGTCAGAACTGGAGGGGGTGCGGCTGGGAGGCGACACGGATGGCAAGATCCGGCAGGTGACGGAGAGAGCAACGTTGTTCCGCATCACCTCCAACGCCATGATCAAC GCGTGCAGAGACTTCCTGTCCCTGGCCCAGGCCCACAGTAAACGGTGGCAGAAAGCCTTGCATTCGGAGCGGGACCAGAGGATAAGGCTGGAGGAAACATTGGAGCAGCTAGCCAAGCAGCACAACCACCTGGAGAGGGCCTTTAGAGGGGCCACCGTACTGCCCCTCTCCCAGAGCAACCCCGCCTTGGACAGCAAGA gtTCGGGCTCAGTAAAGGGTGACGCGAGCGACGAGGATGATGAGAACGAGTTCTTTGACGCTATGGAGGACCCGGCGGGGTTCATTACTGTACCGGCTGACCCCAAGTATCATAG GTCAGGAAGTAACGTCAGTGGTCTCAGCACTGAGACTGGGATTGATGACCAATCA CTTTGTGACGAGCAGTCGTTGGGGTCCAATCCGGAGTCGCCGCAGTCCCTGGAGGTTGAGCCAGTGAGGAAGAGGCGGACCAAAATCCCAGACAAGCCCAACTATTCTCTGAACCTCTGGAGCATCATGAAGAACTGCATCGGCAAGGAGCTCTCCAAGATCCCCATGCCT GTGAACTTCAACGAACCAATTTCCATGCTCCAGCGTCTATCCGAGGACTTGGAGTACTACGAGCTCCTAGACAAGGCAGCTAAATGCCagagctctctggagcagctgTGCTACGTGGCTGCCTTCACCGTATCATCCTACTCCACTACGGTCCACCGCACAGGGAAACCCTTCAACCCCCTACTGGGCGAGACCTACGAACTGGACCGGCTGAGGGAGAGCGGCTACCGCTCACTGTGTGAACAg GTGAGTCACCACCCGCCTGCAGCGGCTCATCATGCCAtctcagagagaggctggacccTCCGACAGGAGATCTCCCTCGCCAGCAAGTTCAGGGGAAAATACCTCTCCATCATGCCTCTGG GCTCTATCCAATGTATGTTTGAGAAGAGCAACAATCACTACTCGTGGAAGAAAGTTACTACAACAGTACACAACATCATTGTGGGCAAATTGTGGATCGACCAG tCGGGCGAGATAGACGTGGTGAACCACCAGACCGGCGACCGCTGCCATCTCAAGTTCGCCCCGTACAGCTACTTCTCCAGAGATGTGGCCAGGAAGGTGACTGGTGTGGTGGCAGACAAGGAGGGTAAGGCCCACTATGTGCTGTCAGGGACGTGGGATGAGAAGATGGAGTTCTCCAGGGTGATGCAGAGTAATAAGGGCGAGAACGGCACCGAGGGCAAACAGAAGACCGTCTACCAGACGCTCAAAGCCAAGGAGCTCTGGAAGAAGAACCCACTACC TGAGGGTGCGGAGACCATGTACTACTTCTCGTCGCTGGCGCTGACGCTCAACGAGCCCGAGGAGGGCGTGGCGCCCACCGACAGCCGGCGACGGCCCGACCAGCAGCTGATGGAGGCGGGCCGGTGGGACGAGGCCAATGCCGAGAAGCAACGGCTGGAGGAGAAGCAGAGGAGCGTCCGCcgcgagagggagcgagaggccCAGCAGGCAGCCACCCTGCCTGAGGAGGGGGCAGAGGGGGTGGAAGTAGCGGAGGAcg cGGACCCTGACGATTCTCCACCTCACACTCCAA GCGTCCACCAGGACAACTATGAGGCGATGTGGTTCGAGCGGACCGAGGATGCCGTCACGGGAGAGTCCATGCACGTCTACAAGGGGGGCTACTGGGAAGCGAAGGACCACGGCAGCTGGGACGTGTGCCCCGATAtatattga
- the LOC109894169 gene encoding oxysterol-binding protein 1 isoform X6 codes for MSEPKALTPTPAGDTYKGWLFKWTNYIKGYQRRWFVLSNGLLSYYRTQAEMGHTCRGTINLATANIAVEDSCNFVISNGGAQTYHLKASSEVERQRWITALELAKAKAVRNQAESDDSGDECPTSPPTSGQGGGARNSNSEVQSTLRTLGSKVEDLSTCNDLIAKHGSALQRSLSELEGVRLGGDTDGKIRQVTERATLFRITSNAMINACRDFLSLAQAHSKRWQKALHSERDQRIRLEETLEQLAKQHNHLERAFRGATVLPLSQSNPALDSKSSGSVKGDASDEDDENEFFDAMEDPAGFITVPADPKYHRSGSNVSGLSTETGIDDQSLCDEQSLGSNPESPQSLEVEPVRKRRTKIPDKPNYSLNLWSIMKNCIGKELSKIPMPVNFNEPISMLQRLSEDLEYYELLDKAAKCQSSLEQLCYVAAFTVSSYSTTVHRTGKPFNPLLGETYELDRLRESGYRSLCEQVSHHPPAAAHHAISERGWTLRQEISLASKFRGKYLSIMPLGSIQCMFEKSNNHYSWKKVTTTVHNIIVGKLWIDQSGEIDVVNHQTGDRCHLKFAPYSYFSRDVARKVTGVVADKEGKAHYVLSGTWDEKMEFSRVMQSNKGENGTEGKQKTVYQTLKAKELWKKNPLPEGAETMYYFSSLALTLNEPEEGVAPTDSRRRPDQQLMEAGRWDEANAEKQRLEEKQRSVRREREREAQQAATLPEEGAEGVEVAEDGVHQDNYEAMWFERTEDAVTGESMHVYKGGYWEAKDHGSWDVCPDIY; via the exons ATGTCGGAGCCCAAGGCACTCACCCCGACTCCGGCTGGAGACACATACAAAGGATGGCTATTCAAATGGACAAATTACATCAAGGGCTACCAGCGACGATGGTTTGTCTTGAGCAACGGTTTACTATCCTACTACAG GACACAGGCAGAGATGGGGCACACGTGCCGGGGCACCATCAACCTGGCCACGGCCAACATCGCGGTGGAGGACTCGTGCAACTTTGTCATCTCTAACGGCGGGGCACAAACCTACCACCTGAAGGCCAGCTCTGAGGTGGAGCGGCAGCGCTGGATCACCGCCCTGGAGCTGGCCAAGGCCAAGGCTGTCCGCAATCAGGCCGAGtctg ACGACTCTGGTGATGAGTGTCCCACGTCACCCCCTACCTCGGGACAGGGCGGAGGGGCCCGTAACTCTAACTCAGAGGTACAGTCCACACTACGCACTCTGGGCAGCAAGGTGGAAGACCTGAGCACCTGCAACGACCTCATCGCCAAGCACGGCTCTGCCCTccaaag GTCCCTGTCAGAACTGGAGGGGGTGCGGCTGGGAGGCGACACGGATGGCAAGATCCGGCAGGTGACGGAGAGAGCAACGTTGTTCCGCATCACCTCCAACGCCATGATCAAC GCGTGCAGAGACTTCCTGTCCCTGGCCCAGGCCCACAGTAAACGGTGGCAGAAAGCCTTGCATTCGGAGCGGGACCAGAGGATAAGGCTGGAGGAAACATTGGAGCAGCTAGCCAAGCAGCACAACCACCTGGAGAGGGCCTTTAGAGGGGCCACCGTACTGCCCCTCTCCCAGAGCAACCCCGCCTTGGACAGCAAGA gtTCGGGCTCAGTAAAGGGTGACGCGAGCGACGAGGATGATGAGAACGAGTTCTTTGACGCTATGGAGGACCCGGCGGGGTTCATTACTGTACCGGCTGACCCCAAGTATCATAG GTCAGGAAGTAACGTCAGTGGTCTCAGCACTGAGACTGGGATTGATGACCAATCA CTTTGTGACGAGCAGTCGTTGGGGTCCAATCCGGAGTCGCCGCAGTCCCTGGAGGTTGAGCCAGTGAGGAAGAGGCGGACCAAAATCCCAGACAAGCCCAACTATTCTCTGAACCTCTGGAGCATCATGAAGAACTGCATCGGCAAGGAGCTCTCCAAGATCCCCATGCCT GTGAACTTCAACGAACCAATTTCCATGCTCCAGCGTCTATCCGAGGACTTGGAGTACTACGAGCTCCTAGACAAGGCAGCTAAATGCCagagctctctggagcagctgTGCTACGTGGCTGCCTTCACCGTATCATCCTACTCCACTACGGTCCACCGCACAGGGAAACCCTTCAACCCCCTACTGGGCGAGACCTACGAACTGGACCGGCTGAGGGAGAGCGGCTACCGCTCACTGTGTGAACAg GTGAGTCACCACCCGCCTGCAGCGGCTCATCATGCCAtctcagagagaggctggacccTCCGACAGGAGATCTCCCTCGCCAGCAAGTTCAGGGGAAAATACCTCTCCATCATGCCTCTGG GCTCTATCCAATGTATGTTTGAGAAGAGCAACAATCACTACTCGTGGAAGAAAGTTACTACAACAGTACACAACATCATTGTGGGCAAATTGTGGATCGACCAG tCGGGCGAGATAGACGTGGTGAACCACCAGACCGGCGACCGCTGCCATCTCAAGTTCGCCCCGTACAGCTACTTCTCCAGAGATGTGGCCAGGAAGGTGACTGGTGTGGTGGCAGACAAGGAGGGTAAGGCCCACTATGTGCTGTCAGGGACGTGGGATGAGAAGATGGAGTTCTCCAGGGTGATGCAGAGTAATAAGGGCGAGAACGGCACCGAGGGCAAACAGAAGACCGTCTACCAGACGCTCAAAGCCAAGGAGCTCTGGAAGAAGAACCCACTACC TGAGGGTGCGGAGACCATGTACTACTTCTCGTCGCTGGCGCTGACGCTCAACGAGCCCGAGGAGGGCGTGGCGCCCACCGACAGCCGGCGACGGCCCGACCAGCAGCTGATGGAGGCGGGCCGGTGGGACGAGGCCAATGCCGAGAAGCAACGGCTGGAGGAGAAGCAGAGGAGCGTCCGCcgcgagagggagcgagaggccCAGCAGGCAGCCACCCTGCCTGAGGAGGGGGCAGAGGGGGTGGAAGTAGCGGAGGAcg GCGTCCACCAGGACAACTATGAGGCGATGTGGTTCGAGCGGACCGAGGATGCCGTCACGGGAGAGTCCATGCACGTCTACAAGGGGGGCTACTGGGAAGCGAAGGACCACGGCAGCTGGGACGTGTGCCCCGATAtatattga
- the LOC109894169 gene encoding oxysterol-binding protein 1 isoform X1, which translates to MSEPKALTPTPAGDTYKGWLFKWTNYIKGYQRRWFVLSNGLLSYYRTQAEMGHTCRGTINLATANIAVEDSCNFVISNGGAQTYHLKASSEVERQRWITALELAKAKAVRNQAESDDSGDECPTSPPTSGQGGGARNSNSEVQSTLRTLGSKVEDLSTCNDLIAKHGSALQRSLSELEGVRLGGDTDGKIRQVTERATLFRITSNAMINACRDFLSLAQAHSKRWQKALHSERDQRIRLEETLEQLAKQHNHLERAFRGATVLPLSQSNPALDSKSSGSVKGDASDEDDENEFFDAMEDPAGFITVPADPKYHRRSGSNVSGLSTETGIDDQSLCDEQSLGSNPESPQSLEVEPVRKRRTKIPDKPNYSLNLWSIMKNCIGKELSKIPMPVNFNEPISMLQRLSEDLEYYELLDKAAKCQSSLEQLCYVAAFTVSSYSTTVHRTGKPFNPLLGETYELDRLRESGYRSLCEQVSHHPPAAAHHAISERGWTLRQEISLASKFRGKYLSIMPLGSIQCMFEKSNNHYSWKKVTTTVHNIIVGKLWIDQSGEIDVVNHQTGDRCHLKFAPYSYFSRDVARKVTGVVADKEGKAHYVLSGTWDEKMEFSRVMQSNKGENGTEGKQKTVYQTLKAKELWKKNPLPEGAETMYYFSSLALTLNEPEEGVAPTDSRRRPDQQLMEAGRWDEANAEKQRLEEKQRSVRREREREAQQAATLPEEGAEGVEVAEDAVIEDSFITDSPLKSKYSSLPPIVSLPLLSHTHTHTIRSTFHTVGVCNNSDEPSYPTFFIHLSILGLCCVQPMQWRLVRKRARLRTKASTTNSPLSSVHLCPYSTLPRFLHPFSLLFPLLLTLDPAITFRLVCVYKGS; encoded by the exons ATGTCGGAGCCCAAGGCACTCACCCCGACTCCGGCTGGAGACACATACAAAGGATGGCTATTCAAATGGACAAATTACATCAAGGGCTACCAGCGACGATGGTTTGTCTTGAGCAACGGTTTACTATCCTACTACAG GACACAGGCAGAGATGGGGCACACGTGCCGGGGCACCATCAACCTGGCCACGGCCAACATCGCGGTGGAGGACTCGTGCAACTTTGTCATCTCTAACGGCGGGGCACAAACCTACCACCTGAAGGCCAGCTCTGAGGTGGAGCGGCAGCGCTGGATCACCGCCCTGGAGCTGGCCAAGGCCAAGGCTGTCCGCAATCAGGCCGAGtctg ACGACTCTGGTGATGAGTGTCCCACGTCACCCCCTACCTCGGGACAGGGCGGAGGGGCCCGTAACTCTAACTCAGAGGTACAGTCCACACTACGCACTCTGGGCAGCAAGGTGGAAGACCTGAGCACCTGCAACGACCTCATCGCCAAGCACGGCTCTGCCCTccaaag GTCCCTGTCAGAACTGGAGGGGGTGCGGCTGGGAGGCGACACGGATGGCAAGATCCGGCAGGTGACGGAGAGAGCAACGTTGTTCCGCATCACCTCCAACGCCATGATCAAC GCGTGCAGAGACTTCCTGTCCCTGGCCCAGGCCCACAGTAAACGGTGGCAGAAAGCCTTGCATTCGGAGCGGGACCAGAGGATAAGGCTGGAGGAAACATTGGAGCAGCTAGCCAAGCAGCACAACCACCTGGAGAGGGCCTTTAGAGGGGCCACCGTACTGCCCCTCTCCCAGAGCAACCCCGCCTTGGACAGCAAGA gtTCGGGCTCAGTAAAGGGTGACGCGAGCGACGAGGATGATGAGAACGAGTTCTTTGACGCTATGGAGGACCCGGCGGGGTTCATTACTGTACCGGCTGACCCCAAGTATCATAG AAGGTCAGGAAGTAACGTCAGTGGTCTCAGCACTGAGACTGGGATTGATGACCAATCA CTTTGTGACGAGCAGTCGTTGGGGTCCAATCCGGAGTCGCCGCAGTCCCTGGAGGTTGAGCCAGTGAGGAAGAGGCGGACCAAAATCCCAGACAAGCCCAACTATTCTCTGAACCTCTGGAGCATCATGAAGAACTGCATCGGCAAGGAGCTCTCCAAGATCCCCATGCCT GTGAACTTCAACGAACCAATTTCCATGCTCCAGCGTCTATCCGAGGACTTGGAGTACTACGAGCTCCTAGACAAGGCAGCTAAATGCCagagctctctggagcagctgTGCTACGTGGCTGCCTTCACCGTATCATCCTACTCCACTACGGTCCACCGCACAGGGAAACCCTTCAACCCCCTACTGGGCGAGACCTACGAACTGGACCGGCTGAGGGAGAGCGGCTACCGCTCACTGTGTGAACAg GTGAGTCACCACCCGCCTGCAGCGGCTCATCATGCCAtctcagagagaggctggacccTCCGACAGGAGATCTCCCTCGCCAGCAAGTTCAGGGGAAAATACCTCTCCATCATGCCTCTGG GCTCTATCCAATGTATGTTTGAGAAGAGCAACAATCACTACTCGTGGAAGAAAGTTACTACAACAGTACACAACATCATTGTGGGCAAATTGTGGATCGACCAG tCGGGCGAGATAGACGTGGTGAACCACCAGACCGGCGACCGCTGCCATCTCAAGTTCGCCCCGTACAGCTACTTCTCCAGAGATGTGGCCAGGAAGGTGACTGGTGTGGTGGCAGACAAGGAGGGTAAGGCCCACTATGTGCTGTCAGGGACGTGGGATGAGAAGATGGAGTTCTCCAGGGTGATGCAGAGTAATAAGGGCGAGAACGGCACCGAGGGCAAACAGAAGACCGTCTACCAGACGCTCAAAGCCAAGGAGCTCTGGAAGAAGAACCCACTACC TGAGGGTGCGGAGACCATGTACTACTTCTCGTCGCTGGCGCTGACGCTCAACGAGCCCGAGGAGGGCGTGGCGCCCACCGACAGCCGGCGACGGCCCGACCAGCAGCTGATGGAGGCGGGCCGGTGGGACGAGGCCAATGCCGAGAAGCAACGGCTGGAGGAGAAGCAGAGGAGCGTCCGCcgcgagagggagcgagaggccCAGCAGGCAGCCACCCTGCCTGAGGAGGGGGCAGAGGGGGTGGAAGTAGCGGAGGAcg CTGTCATTGAGGACTCTTTCATCACTGACTCGCCTTTGAAAAGCAAgtactcctctcttccccctattGTCTCACTACCTttactatcacacacacacacacacacaatccgttCCACTTTTCACACGGTAGGTGTATGTAATAATTCTGACGAGCCATCATATCCCACTTTCTTTATTCATCTATCCATCCTTGGTTTGTGCTGTGTTCAGCCGATGCAGTGGAGATTGGTACGGAAGCGAGCCAGGCTTCGGACGAAAGCAAGTACCACAAACTCCCCCCTTTCCTCCGTCCATCTGTGTCCTTATAGCACACTCCCTCGTTTtctccaccctttctctctcttattcccTCTCCTTCTGACACTTGATCCTGCTATCACTTTCCGTTTAGTGTGTGTATACAAAGGTAGTTAG